One Mangrovimonas cancribranchiae DNA segment encodes these proteins:
- a CDS encoding nucleotidyl transferase AbiEii/AbiGii toxin family protein: MIKEWIEEYNPQNEEEILSALREIMQEITLAALSRTDFFEKAAFYGGTALRIFYGLDRYSEDLDFSLLNPDANFSIEPYFKAIQDEFTSLGLTVSIKEKKKTKQTAVDSAFLKAETIWQEIILEDIIKETGVRSNKTLKIKIEVDRQPPLHFETEEKLLLRPFSFYVKCFTKPSLFAGKMHALLFRKWKNRVKGRDWYDIEWYVKKSIPLDVNHFLARAKDTKDWEDDNISKEQVIELLEAKIESVSFDSIKEDVVRFIKNDEGLKIWSPQYFKDLISKMKFENS, encoded by the coding sequence AAGAAATTACTTTAGCAGCTTTGTCAAGAACTGATTTTTTTGAGAAAGCAGCTTTCTATGGAGGTACAGCTCTCCGAATTTTTTATGGGCTGGATAGATATTCTGAAGACTTGGACTTTTCTTTACTTAATCCTGATGCTAATTTTTCAATAGAGCCGTATTTTAAAGCCATACAAGATGAGTTTACTTCTTTGGGGCTAACTGTTAGTATTAAGGAAAAGAAGAAAACAAAACAGACCGCTGTTGATTCTGCTTTTCTAAAAGCCGAAACAATTTGGCAAGAAATTATTCTCGAAGACATCATAAAAGAGACAGGAGTACGCTCTAATAAGACTTTGAAAATTAAAATAGAGGTTGACCGTCAACCCCCATTACATTTTGAAACCGAAGAAAAACTGTTACTTCGGCCATTTTCTTTTTATGTAAAGTGCTTTACTAAACCAAGTTTGTTTGCAGGTAAGATGCATGCACTGTTGTTTAGAAAATGGAAAAATAGAGTAAAAGGTAGAGATTGGTATGACATAGAGTGGTATGTTAAAAAAAGTATTCCTTTAGATGTTAATCATTTCTTAGCGAGAGCCAAAGACACAAAAGACTGGGAAGACGACAACATTTCTAAAGAACAGGTTATAGAACTACTAGAAGCGAAAATTGAATCTGTATCTTTTGATAGTATTAAAGAAGATGTTGTTAGGTTTATTAAAAACGACGAAGGGTTAAAAATATGGAGTCCACAATATTTTAAAGATTTAATAAGCAAAATGAAGTTTGAAAATAGTTAA